A portion of the Choristoneura fumiferana chromosome 6, NRCan_CFum_1, whole genome shotgun sequence genome contains these proteins:
- the LOC141428932 gene encoding nudC domain-containing protein 3 — MSDTPGYTKYDDVLTSILVNEQSILGFLSAIFNFLARRTDFYYVPEGAYENMGFPPGVAEELVIKVLRTCDPKNGKGTNGARKPDNLEHEIMCSTVAQEVEVEAENDPNESEEESQEQAVKCSVSQDHDYTAKASASNDETKKPEPKLNLDDYEPPVIPVQKNSESYNGAVRDKYSWSQSITELDVTMKLPPDIKSAKDLKVTINPADISVAHRNGETIIKDSLLFKIKAIDSFWTISEGKLLIHLEKVQERWWNKLLNGEEAIDLDKIDCSRPLNELPEDHIAKVRELQWNQEQKLKGLPTSDDIRNIEILKKAWNADGSPFKGKEFDPSVLHPH, encoded by the exons atgtcGGATACGCCAGGATACACCAAATACGATGATGTATTGACATCCATCTTAGTCAACGAGCAATCTATTCTAGGGTTTTTGTCTgcgattttcaattttttggCTAGACG CACGGATTTCTACTATGTGCCCGAAGGTGCCTATGAGAATATGGGATTTCCTCCTGGTGTAGCTGAGGAACTAGTAATTAAAGTCCTGAGGACTTGTGACCCTAAGAACGGGAAGGGAACCAATGGCGCTCGGAAACCTGACAACTTAGAACATGAGATAATGTGTTCAACAGTCGCGCAGGAAGTCGAAGTAGAAGCTGAAAATGATCCAAATGAAAGTGAGGAGGAATCGCAAGAACAAGCAGTTAAATGTTCTGTGAGTCAAGATCATGATTATACGGCGAAAGCATCTGCAAGTAATGACGAAACTAAGAAGCCTGAACCTAAATTGAACTTAGATGACTATGAACCACCAGTAATTCCTGTGCAAAAGAATAGTGAGTCATACAATGGAGCTGTGAGAGACAAATATTCATGGTCTCAAAGTATTACAGAGTTAG ACGTAACAATGAAGCTTCCTCCAGACATAAAGTCAGCAAAGGACCTAAAGGTGACCATCAATCCTGCCGACATATCTGTGGCGCACCGCAATGGTGAAACCATTATCAAGGACTCTCTGCTTTTTAAAATCAAAGCCATTGATAGTTTTTGGACAATTAGTGAAGGAAAACTGTTGATTCACttag aAAAAGTCCAAGAACGCTGGTGGAACAAACTTCTGAATGGAGAAGAAGCCATAGATTTAGACAAAATTGACTGTTCAAGGCCTTTGAATGAGCTGCCAGAGGATCATATTGCCAAG GTACGAGAACTACAGTGGAATCAAGAACAGAAGCTGAAGGGCTTGCCAACCAGTGATGACATCAGGAATATTGAAATACTCAAAAAAGCATGGAATGCTGATGGCTCACCTTTCAAAGGGAAAGAGTTTGATCCAAGCGTATTGCATCCTCATTAG
- the LOC141428931 gene encoding zinc-type alcohol dehydrogenase-like protein SE_1777 encodes MYRILLLFFVITGCVPSLNSSQAQDINPAMMAKVLPKSMRAVGLYKYLPIADAESLLDIQVPLPTWKDTDVLVEVKATAVNPIDTKQRAPKPVTPDDQQLPRILGWDGAGIVAAKGEKTKYFNIGDEVFFTADLRRNGSNAQYVALDEVMVGVKPKNLTFEEAAAMPLTTVTAYESLYDRLLLSEKDKGKSLLIINSGGGVGSVASQLAKNLGLTVIGTASRPETEAFSLQHGADIVLNHTQDLLPQLEAKGFKNGVDFILVNYDPLPYWDMLMAAIKPQGKICLIVDSSGKLDVRPLKDKSLTLVSEMMATRIKYDTEDKYRYHEILQDVTKLFEEGKLKTTLTKTMSPINAANLREAHRLIEERKTIGKIVLSGF; translated from the coding sequence ATGTATCGCATTCTGTTACTGTTTTTCGTCATAACCGGCTGTGTCCCGAGTTTGAACAGCAGTCAAGCTCAAGATATTAATCCTGCAATGATGGCCAAAGTGTTACCAAAGTCCATGCGTGCTGTCGGCCTCTACAAATACTTGCCAATCGCTGACGCTGAGAGTCTATTGGACATCCAAGTGCCTCTTCCGACGTGGAAAGACACGGACGTTTTAGTGGAAGTAAAAGCAACAGCTGTTAATCCTATCGACACAAAACAACGGGCTCCGAAGCCGGTAACACCCGATGATCAACAGTTACCTAGAATTTTAGGGTGGGATGGAGCAGGTATTGTTGCCGCAAAAGGTGAGAAAACCAAATATTTCAACATTGGTGATGAAGTTTTCTTCACTGCTGATTTAAGAAGGAATGGCTCAAATGCACAATACGTCGCCCTTGATGAGGTTATGGTTGGAGTCAAACCAAAAAACCTCACGTTTGAGGAGGCTGCTGCCATGCCATTGACTACTGTGACTGCTTACGAGTCCCTGTATGATCGGCTGCTGCTCTCTGAGAAGGATAAAGGAAAGTCTCTTCTGATTATCAACAGTGGTGGAGGTGTTGGTTCTGTTGCATCTCAGTTAGCAAAGAATTTAGGATTGACTGTTATTGGCACAGCATCCCGACCTGAGACAGAAGCTTTTAGTCTTCAACATGGAGCAGATATTGTTCTTAATCACACTCAAGACTTGTTGCCGCAATTGGAAGCCAAAGGTTTCAAAAATGGAGTGGACTTCATTCTTGTTAACTATGACCCGTTGCCTTACTGGGATATGTTAATGGCAGCCATTAAACCACAAGGCAAGATCTGCTTGATTGTCGACAGCAGCGGAAAGCTTGATGTGAGGCCACTTAAAGATAAGAGCCTCACCTTAGTTTCCGAGATGATGGCAACTAGAATTAAATATGATACCGAAGACAAATACCGGTACCATGAAATTCTTCAAGATGTAACTAAACTGTTTGAAGAAGGGAAATTGAAAACTACACTAACTAAAACTATGTCACCGATAAATGCGGCTAATCTCAGAGAGGCCCATAGACTGATAGAAGAGCGGAAGACAATTGGAAAGATTGTTCTTTCTGGTTTCTAA